The Saprospiraceae bacterium genome includes the window CTTTCATGGCGGGTGTGATTCCTCCTATTTGAGAGATATGGATTCGGATAAAGTCGAATAATTGCTCCTTCATCGGATCCACCCACTCGTGCGGGCTGTTAAATAGTTCTCCCATGGCGATGGGCACGGCAGATTGTTGTCGTAGTAATTTAAAATAGCGGTTGTTTTCCGGCGAAAAGGGATCCTCGATGAAAAAAGGGCGATAGGGTTCCAACTCCTTTATCAGACGAATGGCCTCCATGGGCTGAATACGTTCATGGATGTCATGTAGTAGTTCTACCTTCTCCCCACATTTTTCGCGTACTTTGGCAAACATATCCACTACACTTTTGGTATAGACCACCGAATCCATGTAGTTGTCATCTGGCATCCCGAAGCCTGCTTTTTTAAAGTCGGGGTTTTCCACGGCTGCCGTATTTCCATAGCCACCCATTTGGATGCGCACATGGCGAAAACCTTTATCCATAAACTGCTGTACACTTTCCGCTACTTGATCTGGAGTAGTGCCACTGGCATGTGCATAACAATCGATCCCAAATCGGCATTTACCACCCAATAACTGGTATACGGGCATATTGGCACGTTTGCCTTTGATATCCCAAAGCGCCTGGTCTAGGCCACTCAATGCATTGTTCAAAACGGGGCCATTCCGCCAATAAGAGCTTTGATAGGCCGCTTGCCACATGTCCTCGATATTGTCCACATCCCGGCCTTTACAAAAATCGTTCAGGTATTTATCAATGGCCGCGACGACGGCATGGGCGCGCTGTCGAAAAGTGGCGCATCCCAATCCATATAGGCCTGGTTCACTCGTTTCTACCTTCACCACGATCAATTCAATACCGTGTGGGCAGGTCACAATGGCTTTTACATTGGTGATCTTCAAAGGCGGGAGTCCTTTGGTGGATGCCGCGTAGGTCTCAGCGGAGGCGGGTATCGGCGTACCCAAGACGCCTAAGCTTCCAGCGATCGCGCCAAGTCCCAGTTGTTTAAAAAGTGTTCTTCGTTTTAGATTGGTAAAGGCCATAGGTTGTATTTTATAGGTATTTATCAGTAAAAAAACATCATTCCCTCCAAAATATTAAAAGTTAGTAACTTTAGGGCCAATTATCCTACTGTTTTTTTGGTCCAATGGTAGGAATGAAGGGCCAAAAGAGCATGAATTTGTCAAATAAATATAACTTTTAGATACGAAATAGAATGCCTAGGATTTTTTATACTTTTTTAGTTTTGTTTATAAATACATTCGGCCATACCCAGGTCTTGCAGCCAGCTCCGAATAAGGATGAATATACGATGACTGTTGCCAAGGATGGCAGTGGCGATTATACAAGTATTCAGGAAGCTATTTATAATGCAAGATCATTTCCATCCCAAACCATCACTATTTTTATAAAAAATGGCGTTTACAATGAAAAGGTAAAAATACCTGAATGTAATACCCATCTTTCTTTGGTCGGAGAAAGCAAGGAAAATACCATCATCACTTTTGATGATCATTTTAAGAAAATCAACCTTGGCAGAAACAGTACTTTTTATACGGCTACCCTCTCCGTTGAAGCGGATGATTTTATGGCAACTAATTTAACCATACGAAACACTTCGGGCCCTGTTGGACAAGCGGTGGCTGTAGCTGTAAATGCCAATCGCGTTTTTTTTAAAAACTGTAATTTATTGGGCAACCAGGATACCCTCTATGCTACGGGAGAAGGGGCTAAGCAATATTTTAAAGATTGTTATATCGAAGGCACGACCGATTTCATTTTTGGAGAAGCAACGGTGCTATTTGAAAACTGTACCATCCATAGTAAAGATAATTCTTACATTACGGCAGCCTCAACACCTGAAGGGATCGAATTCGGTTTTGTCTTTAAGAATTGCCAACTCACCGCTGATGAAGAGGTAACGGAAGTTTATCTTGGAAGGCCATGGAGAATTCATGCTAAAACTGTTTTTATAGCCTGCGAAATGGGCAGTCATATCCGACCCGAAGGCTGGCATAATTGGTCAAAGCCGGAAGCAGAAAAAACCTCCTATTATGCAGAATATAATGGCAGCGGATCAGGGTTTAAGCCTGATAGCAGGGTTCCATGGTCTCACCAGCTGAGCAGGTCAAAGGCTAACAAATATAAAATAGCGCGCATTTTTGCAGGGTCATCTAAAGGTTCAAATGAGAACTGGTATCAACAATAATTTGTTATCCCCCTTTCAATTTATATAGGTACAGTTGACTAGGCGCTGGCCAGGGCTTTGGCCGAGCACCGTCCCGGTTCCGATTCAGAGATTCCCATTTTAAGATGTAGCGGGTATTTTCCTCCGAAACCTGGCCGATATCTTCGCTGGTCTGGACTTGCAGGCCAGGAAAGTCCCCTTCAATACCTAGTGAGGCATCAAAAGGGTCGGATTTTAAGACCTGACCTATACTTTCAAATTGATCGTTGAGCAGTATCGTGCCATTGCCGTATTTGATATGCCAATAATTTATTTCATAAAAGTCATCCTTCCGTTTTCGAAAGGCTTTTATGTTGACTTCCTTATTGATGCTTCCGTTGCCGCTAAATTCCCAGCGATAGTCCCAATCCGTAATTTGTTTGTAGACCCACTTTTTACCTTCCATTTGGGCCGTATAAAATTGTAAATTACCCGTGGAGTCATATTTATGATAGGCAAAAACCGGGTTTTTATTTTTGTCAAATGCAAGCTTTGCAGCCAAGTTGATAATCCCTCCCTTGACCGGTATTGGATCAACAACCGTATGCTTGTCTTCGATAGTGGCTGGTAAGTCTACTTTTTCACCAAATGCATTGAACCAATTTTTCAAATCGGGACTCTTCATGTAAGACAAGTCGTGATTGGTAGAACAATCTGGGGTGTCTCGCCAAACCCAGTAGGTATGATACCAATCATCCTCTCTCAACTGGGGACTCGAAATATAGGCATTCATCTGCCCTTGTCCGTCCGTCAAGGGCTCCTCTAGCAGCCTCGACCAACTTTTAGTTGCGGTATCATACAGGTTATAAATCTGGTTACCATTTCCACTACCACCGTCCCGATAGGTATAGATCAGTTCGCCCTCCCGGGTTTTGAAGAAGCGCGGGTAGGTGGTTCTTTTTTCTGCTTCGCCCGTCATCTCAAATATTTGTTCCAAGGTTGAAATATCTCCTGGCAAACGGCTTCTAAAATAGGTGAGAGGATGGGCATGCACATTACCCGAAAGATGAATAAATCCTTGCTTGTCGATACCAATCGTAACATAATTGTGGCTATCCCATCCCAAGACCGTGCTGGTTCCACCTGCGGTTTCACGCGAGGTGGCTGGCAGGATAGTCAGGGAAAAGGTAGGATCATCGAGCCCCCTTTGCCCGACAACCATATTCCGTTGGGCATTGTAATAGGCAATATATTGTCGATTTTCATCGGTTAGAAGGCAAAAACCAACGGGATGTCCTGCCCATACGCTATCTATTTTTATCGTGGCTGCTATCGATTCGGTATGGTTTCTTTCATCAACGCTTATGGCTTGATGAGTTGGTGCTTGCTGACACCCTATGAGCGTCAAGACAAGGAAGGAAAGGAAGGGTAATTGTTGATTTTTCATTTTACTTAATTAGTCGCTATGGATTCACGGTAACTATCACCCGTTTGTAACGGGTAAGCGCTGGCGTACCTTGATCGGTGACGGCAAGGATGATATGCATGGTGCCTGGTCTGTCTTTTTTAGGCACGATGAACCAAGCATTTGCCTGATCTGCCCCTTCTATAGTAAGTGGATCACCGGTAATACCTGTTGACATCGTAAAAGTGCCAGGTTCTCCATAATAAATCCATTGGTAGGTGAGGCTGTCTCCATCTGGGTCAGTGGAACCCTCCGCACTTAAATTAATGCGATCTCCAGCTTTTGCATTGAGTTGCCATTCATGTTTGAGTATAGGAACAGGTGGATGGTTAGCTTCCTCATACGGTTTGATGGTCCAGTCCATCCGAGCCGCAAAATCGTTTTGATAGGCTGTTCGCCAGCGCCATATCGTCGCTTTATTATTGGTGTGCCAACTACCATCATTACCGAATACTTCATCTTGTGCATTATTCCAAAGCGGACGGGTTTCCGGGGCAAAGAACCATTTCTCCGTACGGGGTGTATAAAGTTCGTAACGACCACCCCAACTTCCCCAGTCGGGATGTTCGGAATCGCCCAATCCATTGTTGATAAGATACAAAAAACTAGGAGAATCTCCTTCCATTAAAAACGCTGTCTGAGGATATGCTGCACCAAGTGGCCCCTTGCTGCGAACATGTTCATCGAGCCAGGGATTATCGACAATCGTAAAATTCCCTCCGGCAAAACGACCATGAAATTTATCTCCGCTGATGCCCGTCCAGGTGGCATGGTGGTAGCCTCCATAGGGATGAAAACCTGGACTCGCCACATAAAATAGATCAGGAAAAGTCTTTCTGATCCAGGGCCCGCTATCATCCTGATCGGAGATGGTATACACCCTGATTTTAGCTACAAATTTGTTTAAATCAGCCAGCGAACGGGTTGCCTGAACTTTCCAAAGCGCCTGGGCAAGACAATTAGGTCCGCCCCAAACAAGTACCCAAACCGGGCGTGTATCTTCGCGATCAACAGCCTGTATAATCAAATCGGACCCTGGCGAATCCATTCCCTCGCCAACCGCATTCATCCCATAATCGGTTCGTCCTTCCCTGACAACTGACAATAAATAATCAGTCGTAGGATATCCGGGTTCATGCTTCACAAGGTTATCCCTTACTTTCCCGTAGGCCGAAAGGATTTCGCGAATGCGCCATGCAGCGGTTTTATTTTTTTGATGGATAGAGGTCGTCGCGATCAAACCTTCCACGTCCCATTGATTGGAATAGGTCAAAAACCTAACCATAGACATGGCATCGTCAGGCTCATTTTCGATGTCCGTCAATACAATGATTCGATGTTTTTGAGCAAGTAACTGTGTTTGTCCAACGACGACGGCCAGCACACAACTTAATAGTAGTATTTTATTCATAGTTTCTAATGTACGACAAAGCCTTTGGGTTTCAAATTTTTTGGTTTCGAATCTCTCCATTGCCCTAAATAACGATTAAAGGATGGAAATTTTAATTTACGCTACAGGAAAGGAGAACAACTATTTTCGTTTATCTTCACTTGCATTTATAGATCACATCGATCAAATTATGCTCATCAAGTATTTGAAAAACAAGGTTAGTCTTTACTTTCTCGGCATCTTATCCATCGGGGCATTGATCCAATGTAACAGTGCTGAAAATGCGCCCCTTAAGCCCCGCATATTGATCAGCTCCGACATCGGAGGGACCGATCCTGACGATTTCCAATCTATGATCCACTTGCTAATGTATGCTGATCTTTTTCAGATTGAAGGCCTCGTCTCTTCGCCTTTTGGAAAGGGGCGAAAAAAAGATCTCCTGGATATGATTGCGCTATATGAAAAAGACCTCCCTCAATTGACCCAACATTCCGCTGGATTCCCAGACCCTAAATTACTAAGTGCTAATTGTAAACAAGGGGCTATTTCTGAGGCACCATTCAAAGGGTATGATACCGCTACCGAAGGTTCGAACTGGATCATTACTTGTGCTAAAAAACCAAGCGATCAACCGTTATGGGTATTGGTTTGGGGTGGGCTGGAAGATGTAGCGCAGGCGCTGCACGATGCGCCTGAAATTAAAGAAAAGCTTAAGGTCTATTGGATTGGTGGCCCCAACAAGAAATGGAGTATCAACGCCTACGCCTACCTCGCAGAACATCACTCCGATCTCTGGATGATTGAGGCTAATGCTACCTATAGAGGCTGGTTCATGGATGCGGAATCTCCAGCGAACATCACTGGTGCAGCTTATTACGACAATTATATTCAGGGACGTGGCAACCTGGGCAGTGCTTTTAAAAATTATTATGATGGTAATATAAAAATGGGCGATACGCCTTCTCTGGCCTATGTTATGAATGGCGACCCTAATGATCCATTGAGCGAAAGTTGGGGTGGAAATTTTACACCAATCAATCGCAGTTCCAGGGTGATTTTTGATCGCAATACCACCACCGCTGATACAGTTGTTGCTTATGCCGTACTGGAATGGCGATTTAAAGGCCCTGAATTAACTATTCCACAAGATTCGGTTTGTTTTACAATGGAAATATCCAACCAGGTGTGGCCGGGATACTATCTTGGTGAAGGCAACTATAGCATCCGTTATTCCTCTAAAAAACCAGAAATTTGCAGCTATACCACTTCAAGTGCAATCCCTGAATTAGATGGACATAGAGGGCAATTTGTTAGCATAACACCTTGGCCTGGTAAACCTTCAGCAGATGACTACGAACTCGGCACGCATTGGTATGGTGACCGTCCAGAACCCGAGTTTTTCTTTGACGAGCAACAGGGGGCAAGGACTGTTTCCAAATATCGGGAAGCGTTTCTGCTAGACTGGGCTAAAAGATGGGAGTGGCTTAATCTGGCGAGACAGAAATGACGATGGATGGCAAGGAATGAAAGGCCACAGTGGATGACTTTTATTTTATGGGCTCCCAATCGCTACATGGCGTTCGCAATGCCACTGATGAACCTTGTTCCTATTTTGCCTTTAAGTGGAATTAATCCGACTACATCTCTTTCAACCCCACATAATTTTCGGCAATGGTGGTGCGCATCGCCACTGATTTTTTGATATAATCAAACTGTGCTTTTTGCAATTGATAATCAAAAGAGCCGAAAGCAGCTTGTACATGAAATTGTTGGGTCATATAGTTAGAAAATTGCTGGCATCTCCATACGCGTCGAAGACAATCTGCGGTATAAGTCTTCAAGAATTGATCATTGCCTTTTTTGTACCAGGTGTCCAAAGCATGGACCAATATCTTAGTATCTGCCACGGCAAGATTCAATCCTTTGCCTCCGGTCGGCGGAACAATATGCGCCGCATCACCTGCCAAAAACATGTTTCCAAACTGCATTCCGTCAATCATATAGCTGCGCATCGGAGTGATTCCTTTTTGGGTAATTGGTCCCTCGTTGAGTTGCCAGCCCTGTGTGCCTAAACGGGTTTGCAGGCTTTCCCAAATTCTATCGTCAGGCCAGTTTTCCACCTGGTCATCATTGTCCACCTGTAGGTACAAACGACTGACCGTTGGGGAACGATAACTCAGCAGTGCAAAACCTTCTTGGTGAAAAGCATAAATTAACTCATCAGAAGAAGGTGGCGTTTCGGCTAAAATACCTAGCCAGCTAAAGGGATATTCATTATCATATCGTGTAAAAGTATGTGCGGGTAAGGTCTGGCGTCCAATGCCATGGTAACCGTCACAGGCTGCTACAAACTCGCAATGCAGTTGATGCGTTTCACTGTCGTATTGGTAATGAACCACGGGTTTGTCAGTTTCAATCCCTTCAATCTTGCGTGCTTCGGCCTCAAAATGGATGGTTTTCCCATTTTCATCCACCAAATTTTCGATTAGATCCCGGACGACAAACCGTTGCCCGTAAATAGTAATGCGGCGGCCTCCTGTCAATTCTTCAAACGGAATATGAACCCTTTCGCTGTTAAAGCTTAGCATTACCCCATGATGTGGGATACCATTTTTATTTAAATTACGGGCTACACCCAATTCATTGAGCAGGTCTACGGTGTTCTGTTCCAACAAGCCAGCACGAAGGCGGTTTTCCACATAATGCCTGCTTCTTGATTCTAAAACAATATTATCGATTCCTAATAAATGCAACTGTTTAGAAAGCATCAATCCAGCAGGGCCTGCCCCGATAATTCCAACTTGTGTGCTTGTTTTCCCCATGTTTTTCTAGGCTTTTGGCATGCTTAGTATTATGCTAAAGTGATTTTTCCAAAAAGTCGAACGCTGTTTTAAATTGTGCTTCTTTTAGTTTGACATCATCCCCCAACTCCATGATAAATCCACTTTCCTTATCATATGGTTTCCATTCTGGCAGGTTTTCAGCATTAGGATTCCCCGTTTTCGCAAAATTAACCCAATAAGAAGACATCATGTCCTGAAGATTTAAGTCGACCTCCTGCCAATTTCTATTCCATTTATGTAAAGTATGAAGGCAATAGGGAACTTCTGCGGTATGAAAAGCCCCATAGTTAGGAAAATCAGGCTTATCTGGCGGTACATGGCTGAATTGATAAATATAAGTAGGTGCCGAGTTGTAGCCTGCCAAGAGATGGGAAGGCATTCCAGCAAAATTCAACAAGGTCATTTTCTTTTTAACGGCCTTCGCATCTTCATCCGTTTCTACAGGGAAAATCTCGAAAAATGTTTCCGCTTTCTCGCCATATTTTGCTTGAATTTCTTCTTCTAGCTCCGCCACAGTTGTTTGCGGTTCTCCAAATAAGGCGCCATCCCCGGTCACCCAGCCCGTTAAAACGGGAATTTGATGATGTAAACCTTGCTCAAAGTGTGCAGAAAGATTGGAGGGCAAAAAATAATTGTCCAGCGTAATGCCAAATCGCCCTACATCTTGGTTATTACTCAAGGCTTGTAATTCCGCTGCTGGCATTTTTCGCAACTCGGCAATGGAGTTGACATTTGCCTTTTTCATGAATTGTTCGCCTTTCTTTTCTGAAGCATCTAAATTATCCATCAGCATATTAGACAATAAACCACCACTTTGAGGTATGGCTTTGGCAAACAGACCTTTAGCTAGTGGGGAAGCAATCAGGGCGGTGACGCTAAAGGCGCCAGCGGATTGTCCGGCTATCGTAACGTTTGCTGGGTCGCCACCAAAAGCGGCAATATTATTTTGAACCCATTTCAGGGCGGCAAGCTGGTCTAAAAGGCCATAATTGCCCGAAGCACTATAACCCGATTCTTTACTCAATTCAGGGTGTGCCATAAAACCCAAAACACCTACCCGGTAATTGATACTGACAAAAACAAGGCCTTTTTTCGCCATTTCTTCGCCGTCATAAATGTCACAATTAGCAGAACCACTTGACAAGCCCCCACCATAGATCCAGACAAAGACCGGTTTTTTATCACTTTTTGATTTGGCTGTTGTCCATACATTAAGATAGAGGCAATCCTCATTGAGTGGTTCTGGCTGGGCAATAAACTCCGCTGTCCAACATAAAAAAGGCGCTGGCTTATTTTGAATGGGGCTGGCCGAAAAATCGGTGCAACTACGGATACCTTCCCAATTATCGGCAGGCTGTGGGGCTTTCCAGCGCAAGTCGCCTATCGGAGCTGCAGCAAAAGGAATACCCTTGAATATGTCAATGGTATTGTCAGCATTCGTAATTCCTTCAACCTTACCATTGACTGTTTCCACCACCGTGCTTTGGGTGCAGCTTAATAGCGATGTACTTAAAAGGATAATAAATAGGTATTTTTTCATAAAATTATTTATTCGAAGGGCTATATTTTCCTAATCTTTCATCTTTGATCACCCCGTTCCAATTCAAACCGAACCCAAAATCATAACGATTGCCTTCCGAGTCTGTGTAAACATCCATATCAAAGGGTACATCCTCCGCTTGCTTTTCTACGGTGCTCATATTTGCGGGCATTTGCATGGGCAGTAAGGCAGAGGGCGTTGCTTTGCCAGTAAGTAGATCAAAAATGGCTTGATCTTGTACGCCAAAATTCAACAAAATAGCCGCAGCCTCTTTTTCAATTTCACTAAACACCAAGGGGTTGGTCGAATGGATGGAAACAATAACCGGTTTGTTTTTCATTTTTGCCTTGGTATCGACCACCAATTGTGCGTCTGTCCAATTGGCCGTTTTAGTGCTTTTGTTTTTGTAGGTTCTGTTGGTGAAATTTTCCAGCGGATCACCTCCTGCAATACTTACTTCACGGGCGTCCACAGCGGTATACTCATTGTATTGCAAACTGATGGGCACATAACCATTACCGCCTTTTTCAACATCTTGTTTATCATAACCAATCGTTGCCGCAGGATTTTGAATAAACACCAAGGCCATATCAGCTTCCTCAGGATTATCAGTGACATTGAAATACTTTTTTACCAAATCCAGGCTGACCGGATAATCAGTTGATGCGGGCGTTTCCACTCCTAAAAAGTTGCGACTGGCCGGTACGGTGCGTTTAGGTACAAATACGGATATTTTGTTGCCTATCGGTAAAGTGTTGTTTTGGTTTTTCAGCAAAACAATAGATTTCAATTGGGCTTCATATCCTGCTTTCATATATTCCGGGTTTCCAACTTTGGCCTTGGTGGCGCCCGGATCAACATATGGATTTTCAAAAACACCTACTTTGAAAATGTTTTTCAACAAACGGACAGCAGATTGTTCCATACGTTTCCGCGTGGCCTCCTCCCCTATGGCTTTCACACCTTTTTGATAGGCTTCCAGAATGGGTTTTGCATCATTATTGCCGCCAAATTGGTCGACACCTGCCATTAAAGCCTTGTAATGCCTATCCATTATTGACAAAGTTTCAGCACCCCAAGAATGCCCGTCGATAAACAAATCTAATGCGTTGTGGTCATTCGTAACACCCCAGTCGGTACAAACCACCCCATCATAATTGTATTTTTCTCTCAACAAATCGGTAATGAAGTATTTACTATAACTGTTGCCTACTTGCTCTCCTGCTTTTTTATCCTGGTCCCAGGAAATAGTATAGTAGGGCATCACGGCAGCAGCCATCTGGGTCTTGCCCTTGAGGTTAAAAGCTCCTTGTGTAAAGGGGATTAAGTGATCTTCGAAATTATTGCCAGGGTAAACCGCATATTTACCGATACCATAATGCGCATCCCGACCGCCTTCACCAGAGCCTCCACCGGGCCAGTGTTTCACCATCGCATTGACGCTGGTCATGCCCCAGCCATTGGCATTTTCATTCTCCCCTATGGACGTCTGAAAACCATCGCAGTAAGCTTGAGCCATAGCCGCCGACAAGGCCGGGCTTTCGCCAAAGGTACCATTGAAACGACTCCAACGCGGTTCGGTAGCGATATCTACTTGGGGCGAAAGCGCGGTAGTAATGCCCAATGCCCGGTACTCTTCGGCGGCGATCTGCCCAAATTGTTGCACCAGAGCCGGATCAAAGGAAGCAGCCATTCCCAGAGAACTGGGCCACATAGAGATTTCGCCGCCGGCAGCGGCATCATACTCTGCTCTGGCCCTGGTTCCATGCCGTGGGTCGGAACTATTATTGGCTGGAATCCCCTTACCTACGCTCTCGCAAAAGGCTTGCAGTTTATTATTCCATTGAGCTGCAATTTCCGGACTTTGTACCGTCGTAATCAAAACATGCCTCAAGTTATCTTCCGCTAAAAATTTTTGCTGCTGATCTGTCAAATCGCTGGGATCTGTCTCCCCTGCTGTAAAGGGTTTGCCCCCATAGGTGCCAGCGAAATACCCTCCCGGCCTGGCAGGAATCGATTGGTGAGCGGAGTACAACATTAGGCCCGCAATCTCTTCGACACTCAATTGAGCAGCCAGCGCTGTGGCACGTTCCTCATAGGGTAATCGCCAATCTTCATAGGTGTCTAATACACCGTTTTTATTGAGATCTTTAAAAGCAAAGCCCTTGTCTGTCAATAATTTAACGCCTGAATCAGGTGAATAGCCCAACGTTTGTCCGCCTTTATTTTGGACAAGCATATAGGCATCCTTTGACGTTTCGCTCCATTTTGGCTCATTGCATCCTGTACCTAGGATACATGCCATTGATAATATGGTAACAATTTTTTTCATAATCGCTTTATTTCATATTTAAATTAAACAGCATTGAGCGCAAAGGGCGAAGGTTTAAAATTTGAAAATCTGCTTTTATTTAGGCACCACCAAATCGAATAACTCTTTATCCATTTGTGGTTTTACTTCACATTTATTATCAA containing:
- a CDS encoding glycoside hydrolase family 3 protein; translated protein: MKKIVTILSMACILGTGCNEPKWSETSKDAYMLVQNKGGQTLGYSPDSGVKLLTDKGFAFKDLNKNGVLDTYEDWRLPYEERATALAAQLSVEEIAGLMLYSAHQSIPARPGGYFAGTYGGKPFTAGETDPSDLTDQQQKFLAEDNLRHVLITTVQSPEIAAQWNNKLQAFCESVGKGIPANNSSDPRHGTRARAEYDAAAGGEISMWPSSLGMAASFDPALVQQFGQIAAEEYRALGITTALSPQVDIATEPRWSRFNGTFGESPALSAAMAQAYCDGFQTSIGENENANGWGMTSVNAMVKHWPGGGSGEGGRDAHYGIGKYAVYPGNNFEDHLIPFTQGAFNLKGKTQMAAAVMPYYTISWDQDKKAGEQVGNSYSKYFITDLLREKYNYDGVVCTDWGVTNDHNALDLFIDGHSWGAETLSIMDRHYKALMAGVDQFGGNNDAKPILEAYQKGVKAIGEEATRKRMEQSAVRLLKNIFKVGVFENPYVDPGATKAKVGNPEYMKAGYEAQLKSIVLLKNQNNTLPIGNKISVFVPKRTVPASRNFLGVETPASTDYPVSLDLVKKYFNVTDNPEEADMALVFIQNPAATIGYDKQDVEKGGNGYVPISLQYNEYTAVDAREVSIAGGDPLENFTNRTYKNKSTKTANWTDAQLVVDTKAKMKNKPVIVSIHSTNPLVFSEIEKEAAAILLNFGVQDQAIFDLLTGKATPSALLPMQMPANMSTVEKQAEDVPFDMDVYTDSEGNRYDFGFGLNWNGVIKDERLGKYSPSNK